In Brevundimonas sp. SGAir0440, one DNA window encodes the following:
- a CDS encoding polysaccharide biosynthesis/export family protein: protein MLTDRRLFLLTLGSASIAASLAACGGAGGAGDPRRVDRSPYDALAGLPFAPWTDQEPEYLLYPGDEIEVATPTASELTRTLKVGPDGRIALPLIGSVMAADRTLPQLQQVVSAAYASQLVRPVVEVTLRQAGPIRVWVDGEVRNPGVFEMIGDLDAYQAVIQAGGFAPTSRQDSVALIRRGPGGSRMIRVVDLRPRRGEVVPLRRGDIVFVPRSTLGELAAFFTQVRAALPIGFSYSINGSNGNGYAQF, encoded by the coding sequence ATGCTGACCGATCGCCGCCTGTTTCTGCTGACCCTGGGTTCAGCCTCCATCGCCGCGTCGCTGGCGGCCTGCGGCGGCGCCGGCGGCGCTGGCGATCCCCGGCGCGTCGACCGGTCGCCCTACGACGCGCTCGCCGGCCTGCCCTTCGCCCCCTGGACGGATCAGGAGCCGGAATATCTGCTGTATCCCGGCGATGAGATCGAGGTGGCGACGCCGACGGCTTCGGAGCTGACGCGCACGCTCAAGGTCGGTCCCGATGGTCGCATCGCCCTGCCCCTGATCGGATCGGTCATGGCGGCGGATCGCACCCTGCCCCAGCTTCAGCAGGTCGTCTCGGCGGCCTATGCGTCACAGCTGGTGCGCCCGGTTGTCGAGGTCACACTTCGCCAAGCCGGCCCGATCCGCGTTTGGGTCGATGGCGAGGTGCGCAACCCGGGCGTCTTCGAAATGATCGGCGATCTGGACGCCTATCAGGCGGTGATCCAGGCCGGCGGCTTCGCCCCGACGTCGCGTCAGGACAGCGTGGCCCTGATCCGTCGCGGTCCGGGTGGATCGCGCATGATCCGGGTGGTGGACCTGCGTCCGCGTCGCGGCGAGGTCGTGCCCTTGCGGCGTGGCGACATCGTCTTCGTACCGCGGTCGACGCTGGGCGAACTGGCGGCCTTCTTCACCCAGGTGCGCGCCGCCCTGCCGATCGGCTTCAGCTATTCGATCAACGGATCGAACGGCAACGGCTACGCTCAGTTCTAG